The genomic stretch GATCAAACTTTCTTTAAGTTTGACGATACGGCGTGTCTTTCAGGTGTTTGAGGATGAGAGCATTACCGTTCTTTACATGGGGTCGGATAGGGTAAAGGTCTTGAACTTAAGCTTAAGACCAATTCATGGTAAAATCCTTGCATTGCTCGGTCGTGAGTTATGAGCGGATATATTGCACCGGTTACGTATAGATACGCTTTTGCCCAGTTCAAGGAAGCGAGCAATGCAAAGCGAAGCGGAAGACATCGGTTAATTCATTTCTTCTCTTCTTCCTTGCAAAATCGTGTTGAAATATGAGGTGAAAAGAATAAAATCGCGATGACGTGCGGATATGAACATACCCACGTATAAAGAACTTCTTTCACGGGGTTCTTATCTGTATGTAATTTTTAAAATATTATCTTTAAAGTTTAAAAGTGCGGAATGTGAGTATGAGCGTTAGTGTTTATGTTTATATACAATGAAAAAAAATACTATGTAAGGATATCCCTTATAGTCAGAAAGAGAGTCCGACACGAGAAGGGAGAGAGTCAAGGGGTGTATATATGAAAGCAGTGGTTCTCGCTGGGGGCTATGGTACTAGGCTTCGACCTCTCACGTACAGTACACCAAAGGCGATGATTCCTCTTGTGAATAAGCCCGTGATTGATTATATACTGGATTATCTTGTGGGATATGGGTTGAAGGATATCGTTATAACAACGAATTATCTCAGAGAGCAGACGATAAATTACTTGAGCAGCCGTAAGGATTTAAAGCTCTCATATCCAGAAGAACCTTTTCCATTGGGAACCGCGGGCTCGGTGAAGAATGCATGCATTGATGATACCGCATTGATCATCCAGGGGGATAACATTACGGATATAAATATAAAAAAGCTGATGGATTTCCACCAGAAACATGAAAGGCTCGTAACCATAGCTCTTCTGGCTGTGCCTGACCCTTCGCTGTACGGTATAGCGGAGATAGAGCAATCGAGTGGCAGGGTGAAGAAATTTAAAGAGAAGCCATCACCTCACGAATGTTTCTCCAATCTCGCGAATACGGGGCTATATATAATAGAGCCAGAGGCAATGGAGTACGTACCCGAAGGGCGTGCTTTCGACTTCTCCAAGGACCTGTTCCCTATCCTCGTGGCGCAGAATGAGGTCTATGGCTGTGTGGTTGATGGGTTCTGGACTGACATTGGCTCTCTTGAGGGGTACATGAAGGCGAGCAGGTGGATACTGGATAAAAAGGGGTTCGAATGCGCAGATACTGCGGAGATAGAAGATAGTGAGATAGAAGGTAACGTTGCCATTGGTGAGCATGTGGTGATAAATGAATCGTTGATACGTGGTCCTGCAGTAATAGGCAACCATGCTGCATTAAGGAAGAGCAAGGTACATAAGTCTGTGGTCTTTCCAGGGGTAGATTTAGGTGAGACGCTACTTCTTAATAGCGTGGTTGGTGAGGACACACTGATAAAGAAGGCGGAGATAAGTGATTCTATACTCGGTGCCAGATGTGAGATAAGAGCATGC from Methanophagales archaeon encodes the following:
- a CDS encoding NDP-sugar synthase, translated to MKAVVLAGGYGTRLRPLTYSTPKAMIPLVNKPVIDYILDYLVGYGLKDIVITTNYLREQTINYLSSRKDLKLSYPEEPFPLGTAGSVKNACIDDTALIIQGDNITDINIKKLMDFHQKHERLVTIALLAVPDPSLYGIAEIEQSSGRVKKFKEKPSPHECFSNLANTGLYIIEPEAMEYVPEGRAFDFSKDLFPILVAQNEVYGCVVDGFWTDIGSLEGYMKASRWILDKKGFECADTAEIEDSEIEGNVAIGEHVVINESLIRGPAVIGNHAALRKSKVHKSVVFPGVDLGETLLLNSVVGEDTLIKKAEISDSILGARCEIRACHCRSPTR